The Tenebrio molitor chromosome 3, icTenMoli1.1, whole genome shotgun sequence genome contains a region encoding:
- the LOC138127039 gene encoding dnaJ homolog dnj-5 → MSDNERNCSNEAVEKIIGNMTAEMQTADGQYAPLGFSPPPTESLNWNQPPYVNNFNPYQPPSDIPLGYVPLQQFSTPYSYLQQPHHFDINEYNKNLDPLNLKYNVYEPMQNGSPDAGVFRSDFTMLNSNLHQPDHHILQPQHDPLPQTSNHTHLIENLVGNWVPNTTGTYSPFGNVEPFKPTVGVFEQLSEKENNEQNLILEQPLEEKQFNFNRTNRKPRMVAEVKPMRPSYSDVLTKAVPPTSSSKPTKTDTKETKQKKDNSKKNGKTEKTQKLSSSLNRSNTNADIKDIPISEKTAQFIKTSSDKEKRNRGTQLNRKWASLDNINEPINNTKVDDGKKKKSDDAINNKSLTQKANFRKTAKNNSDAVESEATNSKNETLYVSKNGLKKTNKFNGRPKNSDSFGGGERPPGKRNQRTRRRENHVFLGIAGQKLKQYLKGWWKIFTVFLFWLVNLISDVCSLSVHISRDMASSFWLWSVVHWALFLDTVVTIAKRIRILSWIWEKLKKPEKPAKDNNRSFIHSGLQNNINMPTTGEEAMKRLLACKGKDPYSILGVTPTCTDDDIKRYYKRQAFLVHPDKNQQPGAEEAFKILVHAFDMIGEPERRAAYDKGVVESVQVEQAWSELTELLAQLQQKVEAAANTIRCSACGLRHKRIKVDRPCYAARNCSSCKIHHSAREGDIWAEARCFGFLWHYYACMEGNVYDITEWAGCQKDSLKHLRPDSHQVQYRIALGKQASQPRRHSGSLRNEKPPDLENLLNTLYGQTDCTQQGAKRRNKKANK, encoded by the exons ATGAGTGATAACGAGAGAAATTGTTCCAATGAAGCGGTCGAAAAAATCATTGGCAATATGACAGCGGAAATGCAGACTGCAGACGGTCAGTATGCCCCCTTGGGGTTTTCCCCGCCTCCGACCGAATCTCTAAACTGGAATCAGCCCCCTTACGTGAACAACTTCAACCCGTACCAGCCCCCGTCAGATATTCCATTGGGTTATGTTCCTTTGCAACAATTCAGCACGCCGTACAGTTACTTGCAACAGCCCCATCATTTTGATATAAACGAGTACAACAAAAACTTGGACCCCCTCAATTTAAAGTATAACGTGTATGAACCTATGCAGAATGGTAGTCCAGATGCTGGAGTGTTCAGGAGCGATTTTACCATGTTGAACTCGAACTTGCATCAACCGGACCACCACATTCTGCAGCCCCAACACGATCCGCTGCCTCAGACCAGCAACCACACGCACCTAATCGAGAATCTGGTGGGTAACTGGGTGCCAAACACGACCGGCACCTATTCCCCCTTTGGCAACGTGGAACCGTTCAAACCGACTGTCGGGGTGTTCGAACAGTTGTCAGAGAAGGAAAAcaacgaacaaaatttaatcctGGAACAACCGCTCGAAGAGAAACAGTTCAACTTCAACCGGACCAACAGGAAACCGAGGATGGTCGCGGAGGTGAAACCCATGCGTCCCAGTTACTCCGACGTGCTGACGAAAGCGGTGCCGCCGACCTCCTCGAGCAAGCCGACGAAGACCGACACGAAAGAGACGAAACAGAAGAAGGACAACAGCAAGAAGAACGGCAAGACCGAAAAGACGCAGAAACTGAGTTCTTCTCTGAACCGAAGCAATACAAACGCGGATATCAAGGATATTCCCATATCGGAGAAAACTGCCCAATTTATTAAGACTAGTAGCGATAAAGAGAAGCGCAACAGAGGCACGCAATTGAACCGCAAGTGGGCCTCACTCGATAACATCAACGAGCCCATAAACAACACGAAAGTCGACGACggcaaaaagaagaaaagcgACGACGCCATCAACAACAAGAGTCTGACTCAGAAGGCGAACTTCCGCAAGACCGCGAAGAACAACAGCGACGCGGTCGAGAGCGAGGCGACAAACAGCAAGAACGAGACGCTTTACGTCAGCAAAAACGGCCTGAAGAAGACGAACAAGTTCAACGGCAGGCCGAAAAATTCGGACTCGTTCGGGGGCGGCGAGAGGCCCCCGGGTAAGAGGAACCAGCGCACGAGGAGGCGGGAAAACCACGTCTTCTTGG GCATAGCCGGCCAAAAGCTGAAGCAGTACCTGAAGGGCTGGTGGAAAATCTTCACGGTGTTCCTCTTCTGGCTCGTCAACCTGATCTCCGACGTGTGCAGCTTGAGCGTGCACATCAGTCGCGACAT GGCTTCCAGTTTCTGGCTGTGGTCGGTCGTCCACTGGGCCCTCTTCCTAGACACGGTGGTGACCATTGCCAAACGCATTCGAATATTGTCGTGGATATGGGAGAAGTTGAAGAAGCCGGAGAAGCCGGCGAAAGACAACAATCGCAGTTTCATCCACAGCGGCTTGCAGAACAACATCAACATGCCGACGACGGGGGAGGAAGCGATGAAAAGACTACTGGCATGCAAGGGCAAAGACCCTTACAGTATATTGGGGGTGACGCCGACATGCACCGACGACGACATCAAGAGATACTACAAAAGACAAGCGTTCCTGGTTCATCCGGACAAGAACCAACAGCCGGGGGCCGAAGAAGCCTTCAAGATCTTGGTGCACGCCTTCGATATGATAGGGGAGCCGGAGCGGAGGGCCGCCTACGACAAAG GCGTGGTGGAGTCGGTGCAGGTGGAGCAGGCCTGGAGCGAGCTGACGGAGCTGTTGGCCCAGCTGCAGCAGAAGGTGGAAGCGGCCGCCAACACGATCCGGTGCAGCGCTTGCGGCCTCCGCCACAAAAGGATCAAAGTAGATAGGCCTTGTTACGCGGCAAGGAACTGTTCTTCTTGTAAAATCCACCACTCGGCGAGGGAAGGCGACATTTGGGCGGAAGCCCGCTGTTTCGGATTCCTGTGGCACTACTACGCTTGCATGGAGGGGAACGTGTACGACATAACGGAATGGGCCGGTTGTCAAAAAGACAGTCTGAAGCACCTCAGACCAGACTCGCACCAAGTACAATATCGTATCGCTCTAGGCAAACAAGCCAGTCAACCTCGCAGGCACAGCGGATCTCTACGGAACGAAAAACCACCCGATCTCGAAAATTTACTTAACACGTTGTACGGACAGACGGACTGTACGCAGCAAGGAGCGAAACGTAGGAATAAAAAGGCTAACAAGTGA
- the Hakai gene encoding E3 ubiquitin-protein ligase Hakai — protein sequence MDDGAPKRGRGRGRGGRGRGRGRGRGRGRGKKAIKVIESDEEVDNSQLQESSEETPQTESESSENVAPKIDLEADISQLEAPTFTTINRGPPEPMLRLDWTHKVNLIGEKVLNPMIHCCDKCSKPILIYGRMIPCKHVFCLSCGKQEQKQCPRCLDKVLRVEQTGLGTVFMCTHGGTRYGSNGCRRTYLSQRDLQAHINHRHVSSTIQPIDVPVEPERVSVRAKTNDPRSNISISSNVRQRPTSIQSSGVRTNLITVPIQDSAPTVHETNANPHSYYNYQQTATYSQGLPPMHIPPPQQPQYYAAPPAYSPAQSYSYSGGAGAAGQYGGQGAPQGRAAQYDYSSAPPPQWTGSQQYYR from the exons ATGGATGATGGGGCCCCGAAGCGGGGTCGCGGCCGGGGCCGAGGTGGCAGAGGTAGAGGTCGCGGTAGAGGCCGTGGACGTGGTCGCGGTAAGAAAGCGATAAAAGTGATCGAAAGCGACGAAGAAGTGGACAATTCGCAATTGCAAGAGTCATCAGAAGAAACGCCACAAACTGAGAGTGAATCTAGTGAAAATGTGGCACCTAAGA TTGATTTGGAAGCTGACATTTCGCAACTGGAAGCTCCTACATTCACCACCATCAACAGAGGGCCCCCAGAACCAATGTTGCGCCTGGATTGGACACATAAAGTGAATTTGATTGGGGAGAAAGTGCTGAATCCCATGATTCATTGCTGTGATAAATGTTCAAAGCCAATTCTGATTTATGGACGAATG ATTCCTTGTAAACACGTTTTTTGCTTGTCCTGCGGCAAGCAGGAGCAGAAGCAGTGCCCACGATGTCTGGATAAGGTCCTGAGAGTGGAGCAGACTGGCTTGGGGACGGTTTTCATGTGCACTCACGGGGGTACCAGGTACGGCTCGAACGGGTGTCGCCGCACGTACCTCTCTCAGCGCGACCTCCAAGCCCATATCAACCACCGGCACGTGTCCAGTACCATTCAGCCCATTGACGTCCCGGTGGAACCTGAGAGAGTGTCCGTACGTGCAAAAACAAACGATCCCAGATCAAACATCTCTATTTCGTCGAACGTGAGACAGCGACCGACGTCTATACAAAGTTCCGGCGTTAGGACTAACTTGATAACGGTGCCCATCCAAGATTCGGCACCGACAGTGCACGAAACGAACGCCAACCCGCATAGTTACTATAATTATCAACAGACTGCAACTTATAGTCAGGGACTTCCCCCCATGCATATTCCGCCTCCGCAGCAACCGCAGTACTACGCAGCTCCGCCTGCCTACAGTCCGGCTCAGAGTTACAGTTACAGTGGTGGGGCGGGAGCGGCAGGACAGTACGGCGGACAAGGCGCCCCACAGGGGAGAGCCGCTCAGTACGACTACAGCTCGGCGCCGCCCCCGCAATGGACCGGTAGTCAGCAATACTAtagataa